The Candidatus Binatia bacterium DNA segment TCGAGATCGGCGGCGTGCGCATCCATTACCTGGACGAGGGACGCCGCGACCGCGCGCCGGTGTTGTTGCTGCACGGGGAGCCGTCGTGGTCGTATCTCTACCGCAAGATGATTCCGGTCCTGACCGCCGCCGGACACCGCGTTGTGGCCCCGGACCTCGTCGGCTTCGGCCGCTCCGACAAGCCGGTCCGGCGCGAGGATTACACCTACCAGCGACACGTGGACTGGATGCTGGGGGTCCTCGAAGATCTCGAGCTGCGCGACACGACGCTGGTCTGCCAGGATTGGGGCGGGCTGATCGGGCTCCGCCTCGTCGCCGAGCACGGCAGCCGCTTTGCCCGCGTCGTCGCCGCCAATACCTTTCTCCCCACCGGCGACATCCATCCGGGTGATGCGTTCCTGGCCTGGCGCCAGTACTCGCAGGAGACACCGGAGTTTCACGTCGGGGG contains these protein-coding regions:
- a CDS encoding haloalkane dehalogenase, translated to MDILRTPDERFRQLHGYALAPHYVEIGGVRIHYLDEGRRDRAPVLLLHGEPSWSYLYRKMIPVLTAAGHRVVAPDLVGFGRSDKPVRREDYTYQRHVDWMLGVLEDLELRDTTLVCQDWGGLIGLRLVAEHGSRFARVVAANTFLPTGDIHPGDAFLAWRQYSQETPEFHVGGIVQGGCVTTLAPEVVAAYDAPFPDDRYKAGARQFPALVPISPDDPAAAPNRKAWEALRRWHKPFFTAFSDADPITHGGDRFLQDAIPGAKGQPHTTITGAGHFLQEDKGEELARVVVDFITRTPA